The following coding sequences lie in one Ostrea edulis chromosome 8, xbOstEdul1.1, whole genome shotgun sequence genomic window:
- the LOC125661524 gene encoding uncharacterized protein LOC125661524 yields MKILTRAFLIAVWISSSVGQNQKNCKQKQKPCVEIPSGESCLATYYSADCTKKSIEDRHPSLYRRNGVGLGTPNLTIVTTDRNRGPRGPFSDVNITIYPDQISGGHAFEVGLDSVKGWRYLLVTSKHKVTPSDGKQARTGFSFPLKLNMYTNITVWSLPKSSSSRPARDLIQAGEKSLYPAENSSLWNTKIFYKKHENHQLLNVQFQPAPESFGIRYYDIQLRNVTSRINGISDRTTTHAMMEFSRSPWINVKFKDVKPGEYRINVKPFDDLSEDNRRCRCKRNGDCFPCTSTETETFNITHKRTQENSTDPNIKTPNVMGVLDTSEHSSLPMDNSRTDGIFDEDIGGSQGSGNEWEVSVSVLSVLGIAFGAVVSIFAVVQFKRGGSASVSRNQCPGPSVTIIHDTKHLERAQGLVASIRNRLHISVESKLFKKREQFVDKNSELTIFVIWMTPGSFSNFERRLLKNKKLPYVTLLQFQRQIVVIESQTAKSSIHPRIQYWKRFIIDSELDLFLDFLRNNTTVKGRESWSSNVCSITDTQGNLHAFKAQYSRMDSGIQSDYENETEFVPYDENIQEEYVSMAAVTITECHLDAPMVHQNKTAASFPRFNFANAAIFKHIDEPNGLRKTSTNPCVDGAKKFLSPEAMSCYDGSLLSEEMMVLNQRNTRQKTASEDSLSLIEENMSSYPTSKNRRRETPICFHNITRCSEKEEFLVEVEEDEHLDAEEEDDVLDEVGLIQDEDTISIGGQSC; encoded by the exons ATGAAAATTCTCACACGCGCTTTTCTAATAGCTGTTTGGATTAGTAGCAGTGTGGGACAAAACCAgaaaaactgtaaacaaaagcAGAAACCATGTGTTGAGATCCCG tCGGGCGAGAGCTGCCTAGCCACATATTATTCAGCAG ATTGTACAAAAAAATCCATTGAGGATCGGCACCCTTCGTTGTACAGACGTAATGGCGTTGGTCTGGGAACTCCGAACCTGACCATAGTGACCACTGACAGGAACCGCGGCCCCAGAGGACCGTTTTCTGATGTGAACATCACCATTTATCCAG ATCAGATTTCTGGAGGACATGCTTTCGAGGTGGGGCTGGATTCCGTTAAAGGCTGGCGGTATTTGCTGGTGACATCCAAACACAAAGTCACTCCGTCAGACGGGAAGCAAGCGAGG ACTGGATTTTCCTTTCCATTGAAGTTGAATATGTACACCAACATTACTGTTTGGTCACTTCCAAAATCATCCTCTTCACGCCCCGCCAGGGATTTGATCCAGGCAGGAGAAAAAAGCT TATACCCGGCTGAAAACTCCTCTCTGTGGAACACCAAAATATTCTATAAAAAGCACGAAAATCATCAGTTACTTAACGTCCAGTTTCAACCAGCTCCAGAGAGTTTTGGGATCCGATACTATGATATTCAGCTCAGAAATGTCACTTCCAGAATAAATGGTATAAGTGATCGCACGACAACCCATGCCATGATGGAGTTTTCTCGTTCACCTTGG ATTAATGTAAAGTTCAAAGATGTGAAGCCAGGCGAGTACAGGATAAAC GTGAAACCCTTTGATGATCTTAGTGAAGACAACAGGAGGTGTCGATGTAAACGTAATGGAGACTGTTTTCCTTGCACATCCACAGAGACAGAAACATTCAATATCACACACAAGAGAA CTCAAGAAAATTCGACTGATCCAAATATTAAGACGCCAAATGTCATGGGAGTTTTGGACACTAGCGAACATTCCAGTTTGCCCATGGACAACAGTAGGACGGATGGGATCTTCGATGAGGACATTGGTGGATCCCAGGGGAGTGGGAATGAATGGGAAGTCTCCGTTAGTGTTTTGTCAGTGCTTGGGATCGCTTTCGGTGCCGTGGTTTCTATCTTTGCTGTAGTCCAATTCAAAAGAGGAG GTTCAGCGTCAGTGTCACGAAACCAATGTC CAGGTCCCTCTGTCACAATCATCCACGACACCAAGCACTTAGAACGCGCACAGGGCCTTGTGGCCTCCATCAGGAACAGACTACACATCAGTGTGGAGTCCAAACTGTTCAAGAAAAGAGAACAATTCGTTGATAAAAATTCCGAGCTGACGATATTCGTGATCTGGATGACTCCGGGgtcgttttcaaattttgaacgCCGCCTGTTGAAAAACAAGAAGCTACCTTATGTGACTTTGTTGCAGTTTCAGAGGCAAATTGTGGTGATCGAATCACAAACTGCAAAAAGTAGCATCCACCCCCGAATTCAGTATTGGAAAAGGTTTATCATAGACAGCGAATTGGATTTATTTCTAGACTTTCTGCGCAATAACACCACGGTAAAGGGTCGAGAAAGCTGGTCCTCCAATGTATGCAGTATTACCGATACACAGGGGAATTTGCACGCATTCAAGGCACAATACAGTCGAATGGATTCTGGAATCCAAAGTGACTACGAGAACGAGACTGAGTTTGTTCCATATGATGAGAATATCCAAGAGGAATACGTCAGTATGGCCGCAGTTACCATAACAGAATGTCACTTAGATGCACCCATGgttcatcaaaacaaaacagctgCCTCGTTTCCACGGTTCAATTTTGCAAATGCAGCAATCTTTAAGCACATTGACGAACCAAATGGTCTTAGAAAAACATCAACCAATCCATGCGTAGATGGCGCGAAAAAATTTCTATCCCCTGAAGCGATGTCTTGTTATGATGGAAGTTTGCTATCAGAAGAAATGATGGTCTTGAACCAAAGAAATACGAGGCAGAAGACAGCATCGGAAGATTCGTTATCCCTGATCGAGGAGAACATGAGCTCGTACCCTACCTCCAAGAACCGTCGGAGGGAGACACCAATCTGCTTTCACAATATTACTAGATGTTCGGAGAAGGAAGAGTTCCTGGTTGAAGTGGAAGAAGACGAGCACCTGGACGCAGAAGAGGAAGACGATGTCTTGGATGAAGTTGGTCTCATTCAGGATGAAGACACAATCAGCATTGGCGGCCAGAGTTGCTAA